The proteins below come from a single Eucalyptus grandis isolate ANBG69807.140 chromosome 3, ASM1654582v1, whole genome shotgun sequence genomic window:
- the LOC104437443 gene encoding uncharacterized protein LOC104437443, which translates to MGAGCFRVARESDRGGAGAGAVAVKVEFDSGGQDFFDADAVEAGGGGRGAPEHLVIMVNGMVGSAKDWRYAAEQFVKKLPDKVIVHRSECNSSKLTFDGVDMMGERLAEEVLGVIRHRPGVRKISFIAHSLGGLVARYAIGRLYEEPSQSELCTAIRDCPSGEQSNHQMEVLEPREVKVAAVEPHEGKIAGLEPMNFITVATPHLGSRGHKQLPFLCGLPFLERKAPQAAHLIVGRSGKHLFLTDGDDGEPPLLLQMVKDSEDLKFLSALRAFKRRVAYANVNYDQVVGWGTSSIRRQHELPKSSLLVKDERYPHIVYVEKETPENFQRRVPSLVTERNTDLEEEMIRGLTQVPWERVDVSFSKSKQRYSAHNTILVRSYRVNSDGADVVFHMIDNFLL; encoded by the exons ATGGGCGCCGGGTGCTTCAGGGTCGCGAGGGAGAGCGACCGCggcggggcgggggcgggggcggtgGCGGTGAAGGTGGAGTTCGACAGCGGCGGGCAGGACTTCTTCGACGCCGATGCCGTggaggccggcggcggcggccgcggcgcGCCGGAGCATCTCGTCATCATGGTTAATGGGATGGTCGGAAG TGCCAAAGATTGGAGGTATGCTGCTGAGCAGTTTGTGAAGAAGCTTCCAGATAAAGTGATTGTCCATC GTAGTGAGTGCAACTCCTCGAAGTTGACCTTTGATGGTGTTGACATGATGGGTGAACGATTGGCAGAAGag GTATTGGGTGTTATCAGGCACAGACCTGGGGTTCGTAAGATTTCCTTTATTGCACACTCCTTGGGAGGCCTTGTTGCAAGGTATGCTATTGGGAGACTTTATGAAGAACCTTCACAATCAGAACTCTGTACTGCTATTAGGGACTGCCCAAGTGGAGAGCAATCAAATCATCAGATGGAAGTTCTGGAGCCTCGCGAAGTCAAAGTTGCAGCGGTGGAGCCTCATGAAGGCAAAATTGCAGGTTTGGAGCCAATGAATTTCATAACAGTTGCTACTCCACATCTTGGGTCAAGAGGACATAAACAG CTGCCTTTCCTTTGTGGTCTTCCCTTTTTGGAGAGAAAAGCACCTCAAGCAGCACATTTGATTGTTGGGAGGTCTGGAAAGCATCTCTTTCTTACTGACGGTGATGATGGGgaacctcctcttcttcttcaaatggTCAAAGATTCTGAAGATTTGAAATTCTT GTCAGCTTTACGTGCTTTCAAACGGCGTGTAGCATATGCAAATGTCAATTATGATC AAGTAGTTGGGTGGGGAACATCATCAATCCGGCGTCAACATGAACTTCCTAAG TCCAGTCTTCTGGTAAAAGATGAGAGATACCCTCACATTGTCTATGTGGAGAAGGAAACTCCCGAGAACTTTCAAAGGAGAGTGCCTTCTCTAGTCACTGAAAGAAACACTGATTTGGAAG AGGAAATGATCAGAGGCCTCACGCAGGTGCCTTGGGAGCGTGTAGATGTCAGTTTTAGCAAAAGCAA